A stretch of Paenibacillus sp. URB8-2 DNA encodes these proteins:
- a CDS encoding ATP-dependent DNA ligase yields MKFTPIIPFEPMITDRPPAGEQWIAQIKWDGVRMLSYYDGSSTELINRRKNYRTRQYPEISAAESYCKADSVILDGEVIALSEGKPSFHEVMRRDSLKNDSAIASTVRQIPVLYMVFDILYCNGLWTMDRPFSERRSLLEEMLLPHPHVQAVPSYSDSAALLAAVREKGLEGIVCKDVNGVYTPGGKDKRWLKCKIISDLNAVAGGVTFRDGTVNALLLGLYGDDGRLHYIGHAGTGKMKVKDWQELTVLSQSLAVNYMPFASIPQRVKGAFWIRPELVFKIHFLEWNESGTLRHPSIQARLDLSPSECLLPNR; encoded by the coding sequence ATGAAATTTACGCCCATCATTCCGTTTGAACCGATGATAACAGACCGGCCGCCTGCCGGAGAGCAGTGGATTGCCCAGATTAAATGGGACGGCGTCCGCATGCTCTCCTATTATGACGGAAGTTCCACGGAGCTGATCAATCGGCGGAAAAATTACCGCACAAGGCAGTACCCGGAAATCTCGGCAGCGGAAAGCTACTGCAAAGCGGATTCCGTCATACTGGACGGTGAGGTTATTGCGCTTAGTGAGGGAAAACCTTCTTTTCACGAAGTGATGCGCCGCGACAGTTTGAAGAACGATTCCGCTATTGCTTCAACGGTCCGGCAAATTCCGGTTCTGTATATGGTATTCGACATTTTGTACTGCAACGGGTTATGGACTATGGACCGGCCCTTCTCCGAGCGCCGGAGTCTGCTTGAAGAAATGCTGCTGCCTCATCCGCATGTTCAGGCTGTTCCGAGCTACAGCGATTCCGCCGCGCTGCTCGCTGCCGTCCGGGAGAAGGGACTTGAGGGCATTGTCTGCAAGGATGTGAACGGCGTCTACACACCGGGCGGGAAAGACAAGCGCTGGCTCAAGTGCAAAATCATTTCTGATCTCAATGCCGTCGCCGGAGGCGTCACGTTCCGGGACGGCACGGTCAATGCTCTGCTGCTAGGCTTATATGGCGATGACGGACGTCTGCATTATATCGGACACGCGGGCACCGGGAAGATGAAAGTTAAGGACTGGCAAGAGTTGACCGTGCTTTCACAAAGTTTAGCCGTGAACTACATGCCGTTCGCTTCCATCCCCCAGCGGGTCAAAGGAGCATTCTGGATTCGTCCGGAACTGGTGTTCAAAATCCATTTCCTGGAGTGGAACGAATCGGGCACGCTTCGCCATCCCAGCATTCAAGCCAGGCTCGATCTCTCTCCTTCCGAGTGCCTGCTGCCGAATCGTTAA
- the ligD gene encoding non-homologous end-joining DNA ligase: protein MPAAVKGSITIEGQTVPITNPDKPLWPERGITKRIYLEKLAALSPYLLRYLKNRLLTVIRYPHGVPGKSFYQKNAPDPLPPFVRTVMHEEINYISLDGLPGLLWLGNLAALEFHPSLHYAGSSLPCEWMIDLDPSREVEPRIMEAAAIVGKVLNSLGLASVPKTSGATGVQIIVPIKQGVSFDELRKVGHFVGRYVTEKHPGLFTLERLKKQRGDKIYFDYLQHYGGKTLAAPYTPRARPLATVSTPLTWDEVESNVSPEDFHLLNIEERLRAKGDLISKLPPQPVELVIAGLR, encoded by the coding sequence ATGCCAGCCGCCGTCAAAGGCTCCATTACCATCGAAGGACAAACGGTCCCCATTACCAATCCCGATAAACCGCTGTGGCCGGAGCGCGGAATAACCAAACGCATCTATCTAGAGAAGCTTGCCGCCCTGTCGCCGTATTTGCTGCGCTATCTCAAGAACCGGCTGCTGACGGTGATCCGCTACCCGCATGGAGTCCCGGGCAAGTCCTTTTACCAAAAGAACGCTCCGGACCCGCTGCCGCCCTTTGTCCGCACCGTTATGCATGAAGAGATTAATTACATCTCGCTGGACGGGCTTCCCGGGCTGCTCTGGCTGGGCAATCTGGCCGCCCTGGAGTTTCATCCCTCACTGCATTATGCCGGCAGCAGCCTGCCCTGCGAATGGATGATCGACCTTGATCCTTCCCGTGAGGTGGAACCGAGGATTATGGAAGCGGCGGCGATTGTCGGGAAGGTGCTGAATTCGCTCGGGCTGGCTTCGGTGCCAAAGACGTCGGGAGCGACCGGCGTCCAGATTATTGTGCCGATTAAACAAGGAGTTTCGTTTGACGAACTGCGGAAGGTTGGGCATTTTGTCGGCCGGTATGTTACGGAGAAACACCCTGGGTTGTTCACACTGGAGCGGCTCAAGAAACAGCGCGGAGATAAAATCTACTTCGATTACCTTCAGCATTACGGCGGCAAGACGCTCGCCGCCCCTTATACCCCCCGCGCCCGTCCGCTGGCTACCGTATCCACGCCCCTGACATGGGACGAGGTTGAAAGCAATGTCTCGCCGGAGGATTTTCATCTGCTCAATATTGAAGAACGCCTGCGCGCCAAGGGCGATCTGATCTCGAAGCTGCCTCCGCAGCCGGTGGAGCTTGTTATCGCCGGCCTGCGGTAA
- a CDS encoding YitT family protein — MSTSPHILVNEEPNKPRKSGTAKTARLAQRTVMMVIGAGMMAVALEIFLVPNQMVDGGITGISIMLSHIFNIPLGILLTLLNLPFLIVGYKQIGKTFALSTLFAVVVMSIGTQLLHPVQPITVEPLLAAVFGGVILGVGVGLVVRYGGSLDGTEIVAILVAKRLPFSVGEVVMFFNLFILTGAGFVFGWNNAMFSLIAYYIAFKMIDVTLEGLDQSKSVWIISDKYRDIGEALTERLGRGVTYLQGEGGFSGEDKKVIFVVITRLEEAKMKAIVEDWDSEAFVAVGNIHDVKGGRFKKKSIH, encoded by the coding sequence ATGAGTACGAGTCCACACATTCTAGTTAATGAAGAGCCGAATAAACCCCGGAAATCCGGGACAGCCAAGACAGCCAGACTGGCGCAGCGTACCGTGATGATGGTGATCGGAGCAGGCATGATGGCCGTGGCGCTTGAAATTTTCCTCGTTCCGAATCAGATGGTCGATGGCGGCATAACAGGCATTTCGATTATGCTGTCGCATATTTTTAATATTCCCCTCGGCATTTTGCTAACCCTTCTCAACCTTCCTTTTCTCATCGTCGGATATAAGCAAATCGGCAAGACCTTCGCTTTGTCCACGCTGTTTGCGGTCGTCGTCATGTCGATTGGCACACAACTGCTGCATCCTGTGCAGCCGATTACTGTGGAACCGCTGCTTGCGGCGGTATTTGGCGGCGTTATTCTCGGCGTCGGCGTCGGACTTGTGGTACGCTATGGCGGATCGCTGGACGGGACGGAAATTGTGGCGATTCTGGTTGCCAAAAGACTGCCTTTTTCAGTGGGCGAGGTCGTTATGTTCTTCAATCTGTTTATTTTGACGGGAGCGGGCTTTGTGTTCGGCTGGAATAACGCCATGTTCTCGCTGATTGCCTACTATATTGCATTCAAAATGATCGATGTCACCCTCGAAGGTCTGGATCAGTCGAAGTCGGTCTGGATCATCAGCGATAAATACCGCGATATTGGCGAAGCGCTGACGGAGCGGCTCGGCCGGGGCGTAACTTACCTGCAGGGGGAAGGCGGATTTTCGGGCGAAGACAAGAAAGTTATTTTCGTCGTGATCACCCGTCTGGAAGAAGCCAAGATGAAGGCGATCGTCGAAGACTGGGATTCCGAGGCTTTTGTTGCCGTCGGGAATATTCATGATGTCAAAGGCGGACGCTTCAAAAAGAAATCCATTCACTAA
- a CDS encoding MFS transporter — translation MRQSKNPVKKLDAPPVYRWYVLIIHVIVFAHFFMSLQLISVFGITIQREWKITATEVTLLITSSMIAYTLFPLIGGAWGAKWGPRKTVTAGILINTAVTLLFPVLGDSYTAILALRFFQGISGGLIIGAIVGGTSVWFPTRQRGIASGILFGFQGVGFSVPSIVGPMLTDAGMSWQMASAIMVCVPGMILAAVVFFTVKGLNEVYPGVTSIDHLLGGNNVPQQNPRTATGNLKYIKPKTMREALRRSRVWAAAVYVFVNGWLIYGLSSFLPRLLSVDLEIPEKTASAMLGATFFVTFVAAPLGGIISDFVFKGRRYPVLLIGALLSVVTIVAVPHTSIKWLGFMLILAFASTSIVSGPFWSLPSELVDSKAAIRSSSMYTIFGNGGGAVASPILAYFSEAAGSGIIALYICVAMAAAGAVSALFIRQ, via the coding sequence ATGAGACAATCGAAGAATCCAGTTAAGAAACTCGATGCTCCCCCTGTCTATCGCTGGTACGTATTAATCATCCATGTGATTGTTTTCGCACATTTTTTTATGAGTCTGCAATTGATTTCCGTATTCGGAATTACCATTCAAAGAGAATGGAAAATTACGGCGACGGAGGTTACCCTTCTGATCACATCCTCCATGATCGCTTATACCCTATTTCCGCTCATCGGAGGGGCATGGGGCGCAAAATGGGGTCCGCGTAAAACCGTTACAGCCGGTATTCTGATCAATACCGCCGTAACGTTGCTCTTTCCCGTGTTGGGAGACAGCTATACGGCCATATTGGCGCTGCGTTTCTTTCAGGGCATTTCGGGCGGGCTAATCATCGGCGCGATCGTCGGCGGGACTTCGGTATGGTTTCCTACAAGGCAGAGAGGCATCGCTTCAGGCATTTTGTTCGGGTTTCAGGGCGTAGGGTTTTCCGTCCCCTCGATTGTCGGCCCGATGCTGACCGATGCAGGCATGTCATGGCAAATGGCTAGCGCGATAATGGTCTGCGTGCCGGGAATGATCCTGGCCGCTGTGGTGTTTTTCACTGTAAAAGGCTTGAACGAGGTATATCCCGGTGTGACTTCGATCGATCATTTGCTGGGCGGAAATAACGTTCCGCAGCAGAACCCAAGAACGGCGACGGGAAATTTGAAGTATATCAAGCCTAAAACCATGAGAGAAGCGCTGCGCCGGTCAAGGGTTTGGGCGGCTGCCGTCTATGTATTCGTCAACGGCTGGCTTATTTACGGTCTGAGCTCCTTCCTGCCGCGCCTGCTGTCCGTCGATTTGGAGATTCCGGAAAAGACCGCGTCAGCGATGCTGGGAGCCACTTTTTTCGTTACCTTCGTGGCCGCGCCTCTGGGCGGGATTATTTCCGACTTTGTGTTTAAAGGACGGCGTTATCCCGTTCTGTTGATCGGAGCCCTGCTGTCGGTCGTCACGATTGTTGCGGTACCGCATACTTCCATCAAGTGGCTGGGCTTCATGCTTATTCTGGCGTTCGCCTCGACGTCCATTGTCAGCGGTCCCTTTTGGTCACTGCCTTCCGAACTGGTCGATTCGAAAGCGGCCATTCGATCCAGCTCCATGTACACAATATTCGGCAATGGCGGCGGAGCCGTGGCCTCGCCCATTCTGGCTTACTTCAGCGAAGCGGCGGGCAGCGGCATTATAGCGCTCTATATCTGCGTTGCCATGGCTGCGGCAGGCGCCGTCAGCGCGTTGTTCATTAGGCAATAA
- the ku gene encoding non-homologous end joining protein Ku — protein MHTVWKGAISFGLVHVPVKMFSATEDKDVSLRYIHKACGSPLSYVRKCPVCDKEVAWEEIGKGYEYEKGKFVVFDKDELDTLTEESTKNITILDFVDLKEIDPIYFQKTYYLSPDQAGAGAYRLLMEAMRQTEKIGVAKISIRSKSSLAAIRVLENCLSIETMFYPDEIRPVSQVPSLPEAGAVNDKELDMAKLLISQLSTPFEPGKYTDDYRQRMLDLISSKVAGEEIRIAPARQETNVIDLMAALQASIEAVQHIPSDPGSPAGAPAAKPRKTAGERKKAAPKAAGVTAEGAAAAGSTIPSDGAAATSSPAPVIAPKPKRRSSKSKQTVS, from the coding sequence ATGCATACCGTTTGGAAAGGCGCCATCAGCTTCGGACTTGTGCATGTTCCGGTCAAAATGTTCTCGGCCACTGAGGATAAGGATGTCTCCTTACGTTATATCCATAAGGCTTGCGGCAGTCCCTTGTCCTATGTCCGAAAATGTCCGGTGTGCGACAAGGAAGTGGCCTGGGAAGAAATCGGCAAAGGCTATGAGTATGAAAAGGGGAAATTCGTCGTCTTTGACAAAGACGAGCTGGACACACTGACGGAAGAAAGCACCAAGAATATTACGATCCTCGACTTTGTAGATTTGAAGGAAATCGATCCGATTTATTTTCAGAAAACGTATTACCTTTCTCCGGACCAAGCCGGGGCAGGTGCTTATCGCCTGCTGATGGAAGCAATGCGCCAGACGGAAAAAATCGGTGTCGCCAAAATATCCATCCGCTCCAAAAGCAGTCTTGCCGCAATTCGGGTACTGGAAAATTGCCTGTCGATCGAGACGATGTTCTACCCGGACGAGATCCGGCCGGTGTCCCAGGTGCCGAGTCTGCCGGAAGCCGGTGCGGTGAACGACAAGGAGCTGGATATGGCCAAACTGCTTATATCGCAGCTGTCGACGCCGTTCGAGCCGGGAAAATATACGGATGATTACCGCCAGCGGATGCTGGACCTGATCTCAAGCAAAGTGGCCGGCGAGGAAATCCGCATCGCTCCGGCGCGTCAGGAGACGAATGTCATCGATCTGATGGCCGCGCTTCAGGCCAGCATAGAGGCCGTGCAGCATATTCCGTCCGATCCGGGTAGCCCGGCGGGCGCTCCTGCGGCCAAACCCCGCAAAACGGCGGGCGAGCGGAAGAAAGCAGCTCCCAAAGCCGCCGGCGTCACGGCAGAGGGTGCCGCGGCAGCCGGAAGCACGATACCATCCGACGGAGCGGCCGCCACTTCTTCCCCGGCGCCTGTTATCGCGCCCAAGCCGAAGCGACGCAGCTCGAAGAGCAAGCAAACGGTATCATAG
- a CDS encoding H-type small acid-soluble spore protein, whose product MDIQRAQDIFASKDNISVHLDGEPVWIEHVDAANGMATVQVGSRPTNVHTVGVDRLEEQKRQR is encoded by the coding sequence ATGGACATACAGCGTGCGCAGGATATTTTCGCTTCCAAGGATAACATTTCCGTACATCTGGACGGGGAGCCGGTATGGATCGAGCATGTGGATGCGGCAAACGGCATGGCGACTGTTCAGGTCGGTTCGCGGCCAACCAATGTGCATACGGTTGGCGTGGACCGGCTGGAAGAGCAGAAACGGCAGCGGTAG
- a CDS encoding MerR family DNA-binding transcriptional regulator, whose protein sequence is MSYSFTMKEILEQCQTSVDTIRYYEKIGTLPLAERKLNG, encoded by the coding sequence ATGAGCTACAGCTTTACAATGAAAGAAATTCTGGAACAATGCCAAACAAGTGTGGATACTATCCGTTACTATGAAAAAATAGGAACACTGCCGCTGGCCGAAAGAAAGCTCAACGGGTGA